The following are encoded in a window of Rosa chinensis cultivar Old Blush chromosome 4, RchiOBHm-V2, whole genome shotgun sequence genomic DNA:
- the LOC112197003 gene encoding probable galacturonosyltransferase-like 3, translating to MVSLFPFSHSTRVAQMPPNHHRRLCAFLLVLAAGVHFPAETAAVELPKFREAPAFRNGRGCPRTAWSSLDAHSHNPSIIHIAMTLDSTYLRGSVAGVFSVLQHATCPENIVFHFISTRHRRDDLRRVITATFPYLKFRLYHFDCNLVKGKISYSVRRALDQPLNYARIYLADLLPSGVRRIIYFDSDLIVVDDVAKLWRINLGRRVLGAPEYCHANFTNYFTPKFWSNAALAAEFSGRSACYFNTGVMVIDLWKWREGKYTEKLEHWMSVQKRHRIYELGSLPPFLLVFAGDVEGVEHRWNQHGLGGDNLEGLCRDLHPGPVSLLHWSGKGKPWLRLDSKRPCPLDSLWAPYDLFRHSSLFADS from the coding sequence ATGGTGTCCTTATTCCCATTCTCTCACTCCACCAGAGTAGCGCAGATGCCACCAAATCATCACCGCCGACTCTGCGCATTCCTCCTCGTCCTCGCCGCGGGCGTACATTTTCCGGCTGAAACCGCCGCCGTGGAGCTCCCGAAGTTCCGGGAAGCGCCTGCATTCCGGAATGGCCGCGGGTGCCCCCGGACGGCGTGGTCCTCGCTGGACGCGCACTCCCACAACCCCTCCATCATCCACATCGCCATGACCTTGGACTCCACCTACCTCCGCGGCTCCGTCGCCGGCGTCTTCTCCGTCCTCCAGCACGCCACGTGTCCCGAGAACATCGTCTTCCACTTCATCTCCACGCGCCACCGCCGCGACGACCTGCGCCGCGTCATCACCGCCACCTTCCCCTACCTCAAGTTCCGCCTCTACCACTTCGACTGCAACCTCGTCAAGGGCAAGATCTCGTACTCGGTGCGACGCGCGCTCGACCAGCCGCTCAACTACGCGCGCATCTACCTCGCGGATCTCCTCCCCTCCGGCGTACGCCGCATCATCTACTTCGACTCGGACCTGATCGTCGTCGACGACGTGGCGAAGCTCTGGCGCATCAACCTCGGGCGGCGCGTGCTGGGCGCGCCGGAGTACTGCCACGCGAACTTCACCAACTACTTCACCCCGAAGTTCTGGTCAAACGCTGCGCTGGCGGCGGAGTTCTCGGGGCGGAGCGCGTGCTATTTCAACACGGGGGTGATGGTGATCGATCTGTGGAAGTGGAGGGAGGGCAAGTACACGGAGAAGCTGGAGCACTGGATGAGCGTGCAGAAACGGCACCGTATTTACGAGCTGGGGTCGCTGCCGCCGTTTCTGTTGGTTTTCGCGGGTGACGTGGAGGGGGTGGAGCACAGGTGGAACCAGCACGGACTCGGCGGTGACAACCTGGAAGGGCTCTGTAGGGACCTCCACCCGGGCCCGGTCAGCCTCCTCCATTGGAGCGGTAAGGGCAAGCCCTGGCTCCGATTGGACTCCAAAAGGCCCTGTCCCTTGGATAGCCTCTGGGCCCCGTACGACCTCTTTCGTCACTCCTCTCTCTTCGCTGATAGCTGA
- the LOC112196688 gene encoding shewanella-like protein phosphatase 2, translating to MGDLKAKKSSASESCKDVPSLLTSFVDTFVDFTVSGHFLLPENPIPLAQNYTDATTTPPPPPPLQTFYPPQDRLIAIGDVHGDLDKTKQSLRLANLIDQSDKWVGGSATVVQVGDVLDRGGDEIRILYFLEKLRREAARCGGRLITMHGNHEIMNVEGDFRYVTREGLDEFLNWADWYRVGSRMKALCKGLENPRDPFEGLPLGFKNVKKEFTEGFRARIAALRPDGPIAGRFLSKNVTVLVVGDSVFVHGGLLAKHVSYGLEKMNEEVRDWVHGVKGRLAPEYCRGANSVVWLRKFSDEFADRCDCSALQHVLQTIPGAKRMIMGHTIQQFGINGACDETAIRIDVGMSKGCGDGLPEVLEINGNSSLRILTSNPLYQSKYKSPAAQAGSSREGVGFLEQGPRQVQVKA from the coding sequence atggGAGACCTGAAAGCGAAGAAGAGCTCAGCATCAGAGTCATGCAAAGACGTTCCATCTCTCCTCACCTCTTTCGTCGACACCTTCGTCGACTTCACGGTCAGCGGACATTTCCTCTTACCCGAAAACCCCATTCCACTTGCCCAAAATTACACCGACGCCACTACTactccgccgccgccgccgcccttGCAAACCTTCTACCCACCGCAGGACCGTCTGATCGCGATCGGCGATGTCCACGGCGACCTCGACAAGACCAAGCAATCACTGCGCCTCGCCAATCTGATCGATCAGTCGGACAAATGGGTCGGAGGGTCGGCCACGGTGGTCCAGGTGGGCGACGTGCTCGACCGCGGCGGCGACGAGATCAGAATCCTGTATTTCCTGGAGAAGCTGAGACGGGAGGCGGCCAGATGCGGCGGCAGGTTGATCACCATGCACGGGAACCACGAGATTATGAACGTGGAGGGAGATTTCAGGTACGTGACGAGAGAGGGTTTGGATGAGTTTCTGAATTGGGCTGATTGGTACAGAGTTGGGAGCAGAATGAAAGCGCTTTGTAAAGGGTTGGAAAACCCTCGAGACCCATTTGAGGGGCTGCCTCTGGGTTTCAAAAATGTCAAGAAAGAGTTCACGGAAGGTTTTAGGGCCAGGATCGCCGCGTTGAGGCCTGATGGTCCCATCGCCGGTCGGTTCTTGTCCAAGAATGTGACTGTGTTGGTTGTGGGGGACTCGGTTTTCGTGCATGGCGGCCTTTTGGCCAAGCACGTTTCGTATGGGCTGGAGAAGATGAATGAGGAGGTGAGGGACTGGGTTCATGGGGTGAAGGGCAGATTGGCACCCGAGTATTGCCGTGGGGCGAACTCTGTGGTCTGGTTGAGGAAGTTTTCTGATGAATTTGCCGACAGGTGTGACTGCTCGGCACTGCAGCATGTGCTCCAAACTATTCCTGGTGCTAAGAGGATGATCATGGGTCATACCATTCAGCAGTTTGGGATTAATGGCGCTTGCGATGAGACAGCTATTCGCATTGACGTGGGGATGTCCAAGGGCTGTGGTGATGGCTTGCCTGAAGTGTTGGAGATCAATGGGAATTCCAGTTTGAGGATCCTGACGTCCAATCCGTTGTACCAGAGCAAGTACAAATCTCCTGCTGCTCAAGCTGGGAGTAGTAGGGAAGGGGTTGGATTTTTGGAGCAGGGACCAAGACAAGTGCAGGTGAAGGCTTGA
- the LOC112196687 gene encoding receptor-like protein 4, with translation MSLPIFFFLLLLLFVSAHSYPYYGLSYNIDCGSPTDSTDPFNTTWLSDRFFTGGATSVVSEPLQFRHPQEKTLRFFPLASGKKNCYVVPNLPSGRYYVRTFTVYDNYDGKSHSPSFDASVEGTLVFSWRSPWPEDLPRTGAYSDLFVSITDGEADICFYSIATDSPVIGSLQIVQVDPESYDAGFDDGRKYILVNYGRLSCGSGQWGPGFSNDTDRFSRSWQSDAPFRVVDSGSPARTITTTNSISHTGDGPNYFPMKLYQSATVADGKGILKYNLDVDAKLDYLLWFHFAEIDSKMNKVGDRVFDILINDDNVTRIDVYKEVGSFRAYTWHYIVKNLSTSHLIVKLEAVAGVPLISGLENYAMVPADVATIPEQVAAMRALKESLRVPDRMGWNGDPCAPTNWDAWEGVTCHLNKNETALVISQIDLGSQGLKGFISDQIILLSDLLSLNLSSNILEGTIPSGLGQKSLQRLDLSDNQFTGSIPESLTSSNLQLVLLNNNLLEGRVPEQLYSIGVHGGAIDLYGNKGLCGVPPLPDCPLFWENGGLSMKGKIAIGISCVVIFCLMLLLLYIIYVRRRRNDYDFGFPHDLIPLGAKTNRYHRQKSIAVLEMESQHAKADLQPLQTPQGK, from the exons ATGTCGCtccccattttcttcttcctcttgctcTTGCTCTTCGTCTCAGCCCATTCTTATCCCTACTACG GGCTCTCGTACAACATAGACTGCGGCAGCCCCACCGACTCCACCGACCCCTTCAACACCACGTGGCTCTCCGACCGCTTCTTCACCGGGGGAGCCACCTCCGTCGTCTCCGAGCCCCTCCAGTTCCGCCACCCCCAGGAGAAGACCCTCCGCTTCTTCCCCCTCGCCTCCGGCAAGAAGAACTGCTACGTCGTTCCCAATTTGCCCTCCGGCAGGTACTACGTCCGCACATTCACCGTCTACGACAACTACGACGGCAAGTCCCACTCGCCGTCGTTTGATGCTTCCGTCGAGGGCACTTTGGTCTTCAGCTGGCGCTCGCCGTGGCCGGAGGACCTCCCCCGCACCGGAGCTTACTCCGATCTCTTCGTTTCCATCACCGACGGCGAAGCCGATATCTGCTTCTACAGTATCGCCACTGACTCGCCGGTCATCGGATCTCTCCAGATCGTTCAGGTCGATCCGGAGTCGTACGACGCCGGTTTCGACGACGGCCGGAAGTATATTCTGGTCAATTACGGCCGGTTGAGCTGCGGCTCCGGTCAGTGGGGTCCAGGATTCAGCAATGACACTGACCGGTTCAGCCGGTCGTGGCAATCCGACGCTCCATTCCGAGTGGTCGACTCCGGTTCCCCGGCCCGAACCATTACGACTACGAATTCAATTTCCCACACCGGAGATGGCCCCAATTATTTTCCGATGAAACTGTACCAGTCGGCGACTGTGGCCGACGGCAAGGGAATCTTGAAGTACAATTTGGATGTGGACGCCAAGCTGGATTACTTGCTGTGGTTTCATTTCGCTGAGATTGATTCAAAGATGAACAAAGTGGGGGACAGAGTGTTTGATATATTGATCAATGACGACAATGTGACTCGGATTGACGTTTACAAGGAGGTGGGGAGTTTCAGGGCGTATACATGGCATTATATTGTTAAGAATTTGAGCACTTCGCATTTGATTGTGAAGCTTGAGGCTGTGGCTGGTGTGCCGCTGATCAGTGGGCTCGAAAACTATGCCATGGTTCCGGCAGATGTTGCCACGATTCCCGAACAAG TTGCCGCTATGAGAGCATTGAAGGAATCGCTCCGTGTTCCTGATAGGATGGGGTGGAATGGCGATCCTTGTGCTCCTACTAACTGGGATGCTTGGGAGGGTGTTACATGCCATCTCAATAAGAATGAAACTGCTCTCGTGATCTCTCAAAT TGATCTTGGAAGCCAAGGCTTGAAAGGTTTTATTAGCGACCAGATCATCCTGTTGTCGGACTTGCTAAGCTT GAACTTGAGTTCTAATATATTGGAGGGCACAATACCATCTGGGCTGGGCCAAAAATCTCTCCAAAGGCT GGATCTGTCAGACAATCAGTTTACTGGTTCTATACCAGAGAGCTTAACTTCTTCAAATCTCCAGCTTGT GTTATTGAACAACAACTTATTGGAAGGCCGAGTGCCAGAGCAGCTATATTCAATTGGAGTGCACGGTGGTGCTATTGA CCTCTATGGGAACAAAGGTTTGTGTGGTGTTCCGCCTTTGCCTGATTGTCCTTTATTTTGGGAAAATGGAGGCTTATCTATGAAGGGCAAAATTGCAATAGGCATATCTTGTGTTGTTATTTTCTGTTTGATGCTGTTGTTGCTGTACATAATCTACGTCCGACGGCGTAGGAATGATTACGACTTCGGCTTTCCTCATGACTTAATAC CACTTGGTGCCAAGACAAACAGGTATCATAGACAGAAGTCCATAGCTGTTCTTGAAATGGAGAGCCAACATGCCAAGGCTGATCTACAGCCTTTACAAACTCCCCAAGGGAAGTGA
- the LOC112197004 gene encoding uncharacterized protein LOC112197004, translating to MKMSSSASKRRLSSSSSRGLGGVLKEQRARLYIIRRCVVMLLCWHD from the coding sequence ATGAAGATGAGCAGCAGTGCCAGTAAGAGAAGgctatcatcatcatcaagcaGAGGGCTTGGGGGTGTTCTCAAAGAGCAAAGAGCCAGGCTTTACATCATAAGGAGGTGTGTGGTCATGCTTCTGTGCTGGCATGACTGA
- the LOC112197002 gene encoding serine/threonine-protein kinase STN7, chloroplastic, whose protein sequence is MAVTVAAGGVSTIGVAKLHPHQSKPASHFLGRRLRITKPSSGLVKTSSNPKALVVLASGGELIHAVHDLFLGVGVGLPCTVMECGDMIYRSTLPKSNALTITVPGAILALGALSYLWATPGVAPGFFDMFVLAFVERIFRPTYKKDDFVLGKKLGEGAFGVVYKVSLANKKAKKEEELVLKKATEYGAVEIWMNERVRRACANSCADFKYGFLESSSKKEAEYWLIWRFEGETTLYDLMQSKDFPYNVETMILGKVQDLPKGLERENRIIQTIMRQILFALDGLHSTGIVHRDIKPQNIIFSEGSRTFKIIDLGAAADLRVGINYIPKEFLLDPRYAAPEQYIMSTQTPSAPSAPVAAALSPVLWQMNLPDRFDIYSTGLIFLQMAFPGLRSDSGLIQFNRQLKRCDYDLVAWRKTAEPRASSELRKGFELLDLDGGIGWELLTSMVRYKPRQRISAKTALAYPYFDKEGLLALSVMQSLRLQLFRYTQQDYGEAARWVTRLMARSGTKQDGGFTEAQLQELMETKPKKKSSARRNALASALWLQRKIVKTLNESMNELNNQRKSLWWSRWIPKEE, encoded by the exons ATGGCCGTTACAGTCGCAGCGGGAGGAGTTAGTACTATCGGAGTTGCCAAGCTCCACCCTCACCAGTCAAAACCCGCATCCCATTTTCTGGGCAGGAGGCTCAGAATAACCAAACCCTCCTCCGGTTTAGTAAAAACCAGCTCAAACCCTAAAGCCTTGGTGGTTTTGGCCTCCGGCGGGGAGCTGATCCATGCGGTGCACGACCTGTTTCTGGGGGTGGGGGTGGGGCTGCCCTGCACCGTCATGGAGTGCGGTGATATGATCTACAGAAGCACTCTTCCCAAGTCGAATGCCTTGACGATCACGGTACCCGGTGCGATTCTGGCTCTGGGGGCTCTGTCTTATCTCTGGGCCACTCCTGGTGTGGCTCCGGGCTTCTTTGACATGTTTGTGCTTGCTTTTGTTGAGAGGATTTTCAGACCTACTTACAAGAAg GATGACTTTGTTTTGGGGAAGAAGTTGGGTGAAGGAGCTTTTGGAGTGGTGTACAAAGTTTCATTGGCTAACAAGAAGGCCAAG AAAGAAGAGGAATTGGTCTTGAAAAAGGCTACTGAATATGGCGCGGTAGAGATTTGGATGAATGAGCGTGTGCGAAGGGCGTGTGCAAACAGCTGTGCTGATTTTAAGTACGGCTTCCTTGAG AGTTCTTCAAAGAAAGAAGCTGAATATTGGCTTATATGGCGGTTTGAAGGGGAAACCACACTTTATGATTTGATGCAAAGCAAAGACTTTCCCTACAAT GTGGAAACTATGATACTTGGTAAAGTTCAGGACTTGCCAAAGGGTCTGGAAAGGGAAAATAGAATCATTCAAACAATAATGAGACAGATCTTATTTGCATTGGATGGTCTTCACTCAACAGGGATTGTGCACAGAGATATAAAGCCTCAAAATATTATTTTCTCTGAAG GCTCTCGTACATTCAAGATCATTGACCTTGGAGCTGCAGCAGATTTGCGAGTCGGCATCAACTACATTCCAAAGGAGTTTCTTTTGGATCCAAG ATATGCTGCACCTGAGCAATACATCATGAGCACACAGACACCATCTGCACCCTCTGCTCCAGTGGCAGCAGCACTTTCCCCAGTTCTATGGCAG ATGAATTTGCCCGATAGATTTGATATCTACAGTACTGGGCTCATTTTCCTACAAATG GCATTCCCAGGATTACGTAGTGACAGCGGCCTGATACAATTCAACCGTCAGCTTAAAAGGTGTGATTATGACTTGGTTGCGTGGAGGAAAACTGCTGAGCCTAGAGCTAGCTCTGAACTACGAAAAGGTTTTGAGTTGTTGGATTTAGATGGTGGAATTGGATGGGAACTCCTGACATCAATGGTTCGATACAAACCAAGACAAAGAATCAGTGCAAAAACAGCTTTAGCATATCCTTACTTTGACAAGGAAGGCCTGTTAGCGCTGTCCGTCATGCAGAGTCTGAGGCTGCAACTCTTCCGATACACACAACAAGATTATGGGGAGGCTGCCAGATGGGTTACTCGGCTAATGGCAAGATCCGGAACCAAGCAGGATGGTGGCTTCACAGAAGCTCAACTCCAGGAGCTTATG GAAACGAAGCCTAAGAAGAAGTCTAGTGCTCGGAGAAATGCTCTTGCTTCAGCTCTTTGGCTGCAGAGGAAGATTGTGAAAACATTGAATGAGAGCATGAATGAGCTTAACAACCAAAGGAAGAGTCTCTGGTGGAGCAGGTGGATTCCCAAAGAGGAATGA